The Pricia mediterranea genome includes a window with the following:
- the proB gene encoding glutamate 5-kinase yields the protein MRTRKRILLKIGSNTLTRETDQISRGKIEDIGRQVALLKDDYEFIIVSSGAIAAAKQFVKLEHNGEEITVKQALAAIGQPHLMRLFQESFRELGLSSAQCLLSYSDFENAKSKANIKSTIDVLIHNNFIPIINENDTVAADEIQFGDNDKLAALTASLLLADLLIIATNTDGIYTKASMNDELPETIISISDINALAREVGDKKSSHGTGGMQSKIEAATIARKAGIPTWVVNGLKDGFLADALENLSPHTRIEEKSASKVRKTKEGQKDKRMKN from the coding sequence ATGAGAACCAGAAAACGTATATTGTTAAAAATCGGCTCCAATACCCTTACCCGTGAAACCGATCAGATCTCTCGGGGCAAAATAGAGGATATCGGACGCCAAGTCGCCTTGCTAAAAGACGATTATGAATTCATTATTGTCAGTTCAGGCGCCATTGCCGCGGCCAAACAATTCGTCAAACTGGAACATAACGGGGAAGAAATTACGGTAAAGCAGGCTCTGGCGGCCATCGGACAACCCCATCTGATGCGATTGTTTCAGGAGAGTTTTCGAGAATTGGGGCTGTCGTCGGCCCAATGCTTGCTGTCGTATTCCGATTTTGAGAATGCAAAATCCAAGGCCAACATCAAGAGCACTATAGATGTACTGATACACAACAATTTTATTCCCATTATCAACGAAAACGATACGGTAGCGGCGGACGAGATCCAGTTCGGCGACAACGATAAACTGGCCGCCCTGACCGCTTCACTTTTACTTGCCGATCTACTGATCATTGCCACGAACACCGATGGCATTTACACGAAAGCCTCCATGAACGATGAGCTTCCTGAAACTATTATTTCCATTTCCGATATCAATGCGTTGGCCCGGGAAGTGGGGGATAAAAAATCGTCCCACGGTACGGGTGGGATGCAGTCCAAAATCGAGGCTGCTACCATCGCCCGGAAAGCAGGAATACCGACTTGGGTGGTCAACGGATTAAAGGATGGTTTTTTGGCTGATGCGCTTGAGAATTTGAGTCCGCACACTAGAATTGAGGAGAAGTCAGCTTCGAAAGTACGGAAGACGAAAGAAGGGCAAAAGGATAAAAGAATGAAAAACTAA